In Micropterus dolomieu isolate WLL.071019.BEF.003 ecotype Adirondacks linkage group LG09, ASM2129224v1, whole genome shotgun sequence, the DNA window CTTGCGACCAGCCCAGGATCGGGACCGAGAACGTGAACGGGAGCGTGATCTTGATACGGACCGGGACCTGGAGCGGGATGGGGAGTGTGTCCGTCGCACTTCTTCCTCGGCGTAATGGGAAGTCGATGCTGGGTTGACGTTTTCTCGTGGAGATGCAGATTTGGAGCGTGATCGGGATCTCCCTCTGGACTCTCTCCGAGGCCTCTGCCTGTATCTGAAGACCATTTACACTCAAGTTTTTCCTACAACACTTATTTACTTAACTTTAATAACTTAATTTGACTGCGTTTATGCTTTCATTACAATAAATTACCAAAAACATTCTGTGTATTTGTtcattagagagagagagagagagagagagagagagagagagagagagagagagagagagagagagagagagagagagagagagagagagagagagagagagagagagagtaacagATGCAAACTAAAACCTCTAAACCGTGTCAAAGAGAAGTCGTACCTGTCATCCTCGCGGCTcctgcttcttcctcttccacACATCCGTCCACGAGagctgaaggagaaaaaaaaaaaaaaaaaaagtgacaaaacaaaaatgaaacttttaAATACAACAACTGTGAGGAGTCAGTCTGCATAAAGAAGTTACTTAAAGAAGAACTCACCCTCGAGGACTCTCAGATCGTCTGCGATGACGGTCATAAGAAGGGCTGCGTGATCGGTATCTGTCGTAGCTGCGGCTGCGGGAACGTCTGCGCCGGCCATCTCGATCGTGGTCATCGTATCGAGAGGATCTGCTTGGAGAACGCCTTTCCTTTGTTTTCATCTGATTCGGTGCTGATGTAAATAAACAGTGGTGAGAAAGGAGTTAGCCCAGACTGGGAAAATAGAAAGCACAAAACATTCCCACAAGTAGCAGTTTGTGTggaatactagtaagagctcctCAGCAAGATCTTTATTTTTAGATGCTCAGGGGGACTGCAAGACCTTGACTCTGAGATCATTggtgtgtgtaaaaataattGCTTTCTGCCCCATGAGCCCTACAGAGTAAATCAGGGTGCTCCTCTATACTGAGCATTACAGTAGATGTGAACCAGTTAACACTTTCACAAACGGTTCAATTGGCTGCACAATGTTGTTATCAGGAAGTGCCTGCACTCAATATATGCATTAGAAGACAAAATATACACAGAGTCTCAGAGCGCACAAGCTGATTCTGCGTCAGACAGTTTGTTTACTCCTATCAGAGCACATGTGGAACTAAAAATCCACTCCTTACTGCTAGTATGAATGGAGCCTTTgataatgttattagttaccAAGCAAAACTAAGAAAAGAAGGTCCAGGGTTCaggttttgaaaatgttataGGCAAGTATTTTGCCTTTGACCAGCAAACCCCGTTGAatcattttgttcagttttgctACCACGGCACTTTGCAGTTTAATCCAATGTCATTcttcattttaattcaattatCACCATCCTCCATTTCACAGCTTAATCTGAGCATAAGAAATACTTGTTGACAGACTCAGTATTTGGTTGCTTGCAAACAAAAGTTGAACACTCACTCTTTCTGTCACCCTGGGCAAACTGAATTTCAATCTGCCGGCCACAGACCCACTTCCTGTCCAGGCTGTGAAGAGCATCCTCTGCATCGCGCACATCCTCGAATATGCTGGGTGGTTAAGGGTTTTGTTTGCTCGCATTTTTTGGTTAAAGACCACACAAatccaaataaatgttttcttttcctcttgGAAAGGTGAAGTCAGCAAGGGAAAATAAAAAGAACCACTCacataaaatcttaaaaacatCAATTCCATTTTTCTTCAAGATCTCATCAAGATATTTTGCACTTTGTTAGTAAGAGGGATGCAGGAtattcaaacattttctttaatttgtgtGGCCTGGTTTATAAAAAGGTAGAAcagtttaaaatgaacacaatatatatgatattattattatatattacttaactagcaaattaaaaaaaacaaaaaaaaaaacaaaaaaaaaaaacacacaggctCAGTTGATTTTTGTAGAGATAAAAGATGAAGCAAGCTTTTCGAACAAATACTTGTCCGGGGGATCAGGAtgacaaatataaacaaatcaaatacatttataGTTGATTAAGTTGCTttgagaaaaaattaaaatggcaTTGTTATCACAGGGAAAGCTGATTTTGTCGTCATGTCAAATTTGTGGATTTGTCTAGGGAGGATACAAAATAATTCAGACTTGTTACCTTTGCCCATGCTTGACTTTGAACTTCATCTTGATCTTTACACTCTTTTATCGACTCCCACAGAGACTTGGGTTTCCTGCTTGCCTTTTCCTCTTAaacctcttttcttttcccaaTTCTTTGCCGCCATTTCCAAGATTTGTCTCCGTTCCCTTTTCCTCTTCATGCTTTACTTTTCTCTTTTCAACCTTTTCCCTCCCTCTGATCCTGAAGGTCTGTGTGACTTGTCTTTACAGCTACTCTATACGGGTCTTTGTTACTCTTTGTGGCCGGTTCCACAACTGGATGCTTTTACATTTTCTGAAGCAATAACAGAGAAATATGTGTGTTAGATATTCAATCAGATTAtgtgcaataaaaagaaatgttataaATGCATTATCTTCTCTGCTGAAAAAGGAAATTGGTTAgcaagaacacaaacacagttaaaaaactCATTGGGAAAGGATATTGAATGTATGCAAATCCTCTTGGTTGACGTGTATAGAAGTCAAGTGGGATGTAGACATCTACTATCGGCCCATAGCGGCCAAACTCACGCCGCAAATCCTCAGGCCTGAACACCGTAAATACAAGTATGACTTAACTGACCATCACGGGCAACTCTTTCCTACATCATTAACCAGTAACAACAGCTGGGAGAGCAGCTGATGAGAGGgcttataaaaaaaataaaaaataagtgtaCAGTTCTCCCCAAAACACAATAACGTGTTTTACCTCTTACCTGGCGATCCGACAACCTGTCCACACATGGTATCCGTgttatttgtttacattgttacaTGTTATAAGTTTTACTGTTGctaaagacacatttttcattctAAAGGTTGTATTTTGTTCTGCAACAATGTTTTGGGGTAAAGTGACACTTTAAGATACGTACACTAGTTTGTAAACATGCAATTCAATGTAAAAAACCCAAACAAGTCTCACTGTTGCTCCATTCAGGTTAGATCAAGTACAACCTTTTTCAGCAAATAAATACTAGTTATGTCTTAAGTGCATGGGTGAATGTTACCACGATAAAGATAAACGGATAGATTAAGATAAGCACTAACATGCTTTTTTCAAACATTCATATACACACTGCGTTAGTCAGCATCAGGCAGTAATTGATCATATGCAATCAGATAACGAAAAAGTAACTGTTGTCGGCTGTCATATAAATGACTCTTGACTTTTACAGTAAGTTActggttttcttttctctttgtttattttgactGTTGTGCGCCACAACACCAAGGAAAATTCCTAGTTTATGAAAACCTACTTGGTAATTAACCTGCTTCTGACTCCGAGTCTGTTCTGACTTACTTTTGTCCACTGTTATTTGTGAAATTACTACTGCTGGATGAGTAGGTaacttaaaattaataaaaaaaaataaaaaaaagaaggtaatattaattatttagCTAGGTCAGTGGATTATAAAATTGATAACTATTATTGTCCACGTCGTTTGTATGTGTTCTGACCAAACCAGAGCGTTACAACATTATTACAGGAACATCTTCCAGTGTTTTGATGATGTGCAGATGAAAACTGTTGGTAAAGGTAGCAAACTGCACATATTCTGAATTacaatactgtatataattactTAGAATTATGTAATTTGTGTGTCCTTGTGCTTTGAGCATTTTAAAGTCAGTAGCATTACTGTTGGTTTTACTGAACACCAGAAACTGGACTGAAAAATTGTTGACCTTTTTCTATCAGCCAAAAGCACAGATgcatcacctttttttttttttaaactgttgaaTGACAATGGACTACCATACTAagtttaacattacattaataaaCTTGTATACGCACAAGTAATGTTTTAATTGCTTTACACtatgttaacatttaacagatattaaaactttaaaaaaaattaaatttttctaaGGTTACACATTTATTAAATCCACACATGAACATGTAACATTAAGTTAACTGTAAGATTACTATAACATTGTAAGAGTtacttaattaaataaatggCTAATAAAAAAGGTCATGTAACTGTTATTTCAGCTAGAAACTTCATTCAAACCTTGAAATGTTCTACATCTTTCAGTGCAATTTAAGGTTTTTTTTCCACTATAAAATCTTATTCAGATTTAGAACATCTCCTGTGTTTCCAAGTCTTCATAGTCCTCCAGCTACTTCATGCCATTAAAGCCAGCAATGCAGTTTAGCGTCAGCTTTTCAACAATTCTTTAAATATTCTACATCTTTCATACTTCAAACTTTTCAAATCACCAATTCAGTTTAGCGTAAGTCTTTAAGCTTTCACGCCACAGTGTCTTTAGAAATTGCTTTTCTAGTTTAAGTATAAGGTTGTAACGTTAATGTATAATAGTTAACGTTACcccattaaataaaaacagataattAAAATTAACAACAGTCAACTGAAATAACGGTTAGGCTAACCTGCTAACGGtaggtttttttaaaaaaaatagtccaaacaaataaaatctggaTTTTTCACAAGTTAAACTTATTTTACCTGCAAATTCACCAAAAATATTTAGTTAAATGTTCATTGTGCGTTAACGTGTCGTTGTTAATGTTAATCCTAAACATGAAAGCGTGCACGGTCAACGTGCAAACAAAGAAACGTTGCTAAAGCACGTTAAGGTTTAACAAAGACACATTACTGTTAAACTTGTTTGTTTGACCTAGAAGTGTAATGTGCTGCTGTTTATAAATATTCCTCTTATTAAGCGCCTCAGCACGCCGATTTTAACGTAACTTGAGCCTCCGACGAggatgctaacattagctgctagCTAAGCTACATCAGCTAGCTGCCGCTGACATGAGTTAGTTAGCGTTAGTGAATGAGCTTCGTATCTGGTTGTGGTCTGAATGTGGACTCACCTTGACTCATCCGAGATGTTTCTGACAAACAAAGATGTATTTGGAGGTCTCATGTGTCTGGCCATTAagttacacagacacacacagcagaagaAATGTTTTGGGAACGGAAAATCTGCAGCGAAAATATTTGCAGCGCATGCGCACTTTCAAGGCGCCTTCTGTTCTTCCTCTCAAACAGTAATCAGGAGATAAAAACCCACAGCGCACCCTGCTGTGTGGACTTTTCACCTCCTGCAGCTGTGGCAAAAACAGTGTACTGAATAAAAACTTGTTGGTTTATTTCATCATTCAGATTTATTCACAATAGTattaagcatttttttttcattgtcatcATCCAGGTGGCCTCCTCCTTGAAGCTGAGCTGCTTTAGCTGATCAGATTCG includes these proteins:
- the LOC123976979 gene encoding serine/arginine-rich splicing factor 10-like isoform X3: MARHMRPPNTSLFVRNISDESRPEDLRREFGRYGPIVDVYIPLDFYTRQPRGFAYIQFEDVRDAEDALHSLDRKWVCGRQIEIQFAQGDRKTPNQMKTKERRSPSRSSRYDDHDRDGRRRRSRSRSYDRYRSRSPSYDRHRRRSESPRGSRGRMCGRGRSRSREDDRYDFSLTRFRGFSLHLLLSLSLSNEQIHRMFLVIYCNESINAVKLSY
- the LOC123976979 gene encoding serine/arginine-rich splicing factor 10-like isoform X4: MKFKVKHGQSIFEDVRDAEDALHSLDRKWVCGRQIEIQFAQGDRKTPNQMKTKERRSPSRSSRYDDHDRDGRRRRSRSRSYDRYRSRSPSYDRHRRRSESPRGSRGRMCGRGRSRSREDDRYRQRPRRESRGRSRSRSKSASPRENVNPASTSHYAEEEVRRTHSPSRSRSRSVSRSRSRSRSRSRSWAGRKSGGR
- the LOC123976979 gene encoding serine/arginine-rich splicing factor 10-like isoform X1, whose product is MARHMRPPNTSLFVRNISDESRPEDLRREFGRYGPIVDVYIPLDFYTRQPRGFAYIQFEDVRDAEDALHSLDRKWVCGRQIEIQFAQGDRKTPNQMKTKERRSPSRSSRYDDHDRDGRRRRSRSRSYDRYRSRSPSYDRHRRRSESPRGSRGRMCGRGRSRSREDDRYRQRPRRESRGRSRSRSKSASPRENVNPASTSHYAEEEVRRTHSPSRSRSRSVSRSRSRSRSRSRSWAGRKSGGR
- the LOC123976979 gene encoding serine/arginine-rich splicing factor 10-like isoform X2, whose product is MARHMRPPNTSLFVRNISDESRPEDLRREFGRYGPIVDVYIPLDFYTRQPRGFAYIQFEDVRDAEDALHSLDRKWVCGRQIEIQFAQGDRKTPNQMKTKERRSPSRSSRYDDHDRDGRRRRSRSRSYDRYRSRSPSYDRHRRRSESPRGSRGRMCGRGRSRSREDDRQRPRRESRGRSRSRSKSASPRENVNPASTSHYAEEEVRRTHSPSRSRSRSVSRSRSRSRSRSRSWAGRKSGGR